One genomic window of Camelina sativa cultivar DH55 chromosome 5, Cs, whole genome shotgun sequence includes the following:
- the LOC104789158 gene encoding uncharacterized protein LOC104789158, with the protein MPTDKSPGHDGYTVEFLREAWSIVKADFITAVQSFFVYGFIPKGINTTILALIPKKKIVTEMKDYRPISCCNVIYKVISKLLANRLKQLLPEFISLNQSAFVKDCLLMENVFLASEIVKDYHKESISPQSAIKIDISKAFDSVQWPFLLSTLSAMNLPKRFIKWIELCISTASFSVQIFDHFAEFSGLKISLEKSTLYMAGVRESDKEDILRCFTFALGSLPVRYLGLPLLRKRMTTSDYALLLEIRDRIGSWTARHLSFAERLQLISSVIHSLTNFWMSAFRLPKACIREIDSLCSAFLWSSPDLNRKKAKVSWADVCTPKEEGGLGLRSLAEVNTVVLTHRTRRHRSDHLNQMENLLGEIRSKGLRDTTDVVLWKGKRGLFKASFNTKEVWQAIRSVQPSKEWHRGIWFTHATPKYSFLAWLAIHNRLTTGDRMLSWNVYVRLPWKHGTTSTSVVRIHVKYDLA; encoded by the exons ATGCCGACAGATAAAAGTCCTGGTCATGATGGCTACACGGTGGAGTTCCTTAGGGAAGCCTGGTCAATTGTTAAGGCTGATTTCATAACTGCAGTCCAGTCTTTCTTTGTCTATGGTTTCATCCCTAAAGGTATTAATACTACCATCCTCGCACtaatcccaaagaaaaaaatagtgacAGAGATGAAAGACTATCGGCCAATCTCCTGTTGCAATGTGATATACAAGGTTATCTCCAAACTTTTAGCAAACCGACTCAAGCAACTTCTCCCTGAGTTTATCTCTCTGAATCAGTCGGCTTTTGTCAAGGATTGTTTACTAATGGAAAATGTTTTCTTGGCGTCTGAAATCGTCAAAGATTATCACAAAGAGTCGATCTCTCCTCAGAGTGCTATCAAGATTGATATCTCGAAGGCTTTTGATTCCGTCCAATGGCCCTTTCTGCTAAGTACTCTCTCTGCAATGAATCTCCCTAAACGATTCATAAAGTGGATAGAACTCTGTATTTCTACGGCATCTTTCTCAGTGCAA ATATTTGATCATTTCGCAGAGTTCTCAGGGTTAAAGATCAGTCTTGAGAAGTCAACCTTGTACATGGCAGGGGTGCGGGAGAGTGACAAGGAGGACATCCTCCGCTGCTTTACCTTTGCTTTGGGTTCTTTACCCGTACGCTACCTTGGTCTCCCATTGTTAAGAAAACGAATGACAACATCGGACTAcgctcttcttcttgagatAAGGGACAGAATTGGGAGTTGGACAGCTCGACACCTTTCTTTCGCAGAACGCTTACAACTTATAAGCTCAGTGATCCACAGTCTTACCAATTTTTGGATGTCTGCATTTCGTTTACCGAAAGCGTGCATTAGAGAAATAGACAGTTTGTGCTCTGCCTTCCTATGGTCGAGTCCGGATTTGAATAGGAAGAAAGCAAAAGTGTCGTGGGCTGATGTATGCACACCCAAGGAGGAAGGAGGGCTTGGTCTCCGATCCCTTGCAGAGGTGAATACG GTTGTCTTGACACATAGAACACGAAGACATAGGTCGGACCATCTCAAccaaatggaaaatttgttagGGGAGATTCGATCAAAAGGGCTAAGGGATACGACTGACGTGGTTCTCTGGAAAGGAAAAAGAGGTCTTTTTAAAGCTTCTTTTAACACGAAAGAGGTCTGGCAGGCAATCCGGTCTGTGCAACCGTCTAAGGAGTGGCATCGTGGGATTTGGTTCACTCATGCCACGCCAAAATACTCTTTCTTGGCTTGGCTCGCCATACATAATCGTTTAACAACAGGAGATAGAATGCTCTCTTGGAACGTCTATGTCAGGCTTCCTTGGAAACACGGGACCACATCTACTTCAGTTGTCCGTATTCACGTGAAGTATGATCTGGCTTAA
- the LOC104789160 gene encoding uncharacterized protein LOC104789160, translating to MGINEILKGEEHSHYAINPVIPPGMQDFQDTVLVSDSWLIKYQQSFVAFEAGGCSDHLRGRIKLGADKLHIHKPFNFTNALTSDSGFIPMIKEFWDNTETLFHSMYAMFRFSKKLKALKPKIKMMSKDRLGNWTKKKKEAYAALCKCQLETMTNLTDLSMQAESAAYSRWLFVSGLEEKYLKQKSKLHWLKVGDGNNKVFHKAAKVRKVRNAIKEIHCPDDSVVTSPEGINQEAVRFFHDFLSHNPSHYHDITEEELKALLHYRCSEADGEQLEWEVSAE from the exons ATGGGGATCAATGAGATATTGAAAGGGGAGGAGCATTCTCACTATGCCATTAACCCTGTTATCCCACCGGGGATGCAAGACTTTCAAGACACG GTGCTTGTGAGTGATTCTTGGCTCATCAAGTACCAACAATCGTTTGTAGCTTTCGAGGCTGGAGGCTGTTCTGATCATCTAAGGGGACGTATCAAACTGGGTGCTGATAAGCTGCACATTCATAAGCCTTTCAATTTCACCAACGCTTTAACCAGTGATAGCGGATTTATACCAATGATTAAAGAGTTCTGGGATAACACTGAGACTTTGTTTCATTCTATGTATGCTATGTTTCGGTTTTCTAAAAAACTGAAGGCTCTTAAACCGAAGATAAAAATGATGAGCAAGGATAGACTTGGTAActggacaaagaaaaaaaaggaggcGTATGCTGCTCTGTGCAAATGTCAGCTCGAGACGATGACAAATCTGACTGACTTATCCATGCAAGCTGAATCTGCAGCTTATAGTAGATGGTTATTTGTCTCAGGTTTGGAGGAGAAATATCTAAAGCAGAAATCTAAACTGCACTGGTTAAAGGTTGGTGATGGCAATAACAAAGTGTTTCACAAAGCTGCCAAGGTCAGGAAAGTTCGTAATGCTATCAAAGAAATTCACTGTCCAGATGATTCAGTGGTCACATCCCCTGAGGGTATTAATCAAGAAGCAGTGAGGTTCTTTCATGATTTCTTATCACATAATCCTTCTCACTATCACGACATCACGGAGGAGGAGCTCAAAGCTCTGTTGCATTATCGATGTTCTGAAGCGGATGGGGAACAATTAGAATGGGAGGTCTCTGCAGAGTAA